CAGCTCGGCGGCCCCGGGCTCGAGGTCGTCGATCCGCTCCACACCGACGTCTTGGTGGCGCTCGCGGACTCGGGAGGCCCGCTTCTGTGCTGCACGCTCGGGAGCGAGCACTGGATGCGCCTCTTCAAGCAGCACTACGGATTCTGGGACGACCACGCGCAGCTCTGCCCGCCCCTGAACGACATGGGCCTCACGAGCCGGACCGACGGCGCGCGCATGAGCATCCTCATCCGGCACCTGGCCCGCTTCACACCACCGGACCTGCGCGTCGCGGTTCGCATCGGCCAGGCGTGCGCCGCCGGATCGGCGTCGCTCCGGAGCACGCCCGGCGGCGGCGCGACCTTCCCCTAGAACGTTCCCTCGAGCGAGCCGATCGGGCTCCACCCCGAGTCGCGCACGCCGTCGTCGTTGATCGGCGTCGAGACGCCGAGCGACAGCAGCACCGTATGCCAGAGGCGGATCCGCACGCCGAGCGTGGTGTCGAAGTAGTCTTTCCGCTGCGCGTCGACCCCGAGGTACGGCTCCGACCGGACGCCCGACGGCGTCACGTGCGGACCCGAGACCGAGGACTCGGCGCGCCAGTTGCCGACCTCGCTCCGCCCGCGTAGCTCGGCGCCGAACGACATCCACGCGCACGGCTGGAGATCCATCGCCCACGCATAGTGCCCCGAGCTGTGGCTCGCGATGCCGAGGTTCGCGTCGAACCCGGCCTCCCAGTGGGAGTCGATGAGGCCATCCAAGAACACCGTCGAGAGGACGGCGTAGGGGCCGAGCTCGCCGTAGCCCGTGCCGAGCCCGTCCTGCGGGGAGCCGGTCGGAATGCGGGCGATGCCGCCGATCGCGCCCGTGAAGCCACCGGCCTCGAAGAGGCGATACTTCACGCGCACCAGCATGTCCGCGAGACCGACGATGTGGAACGACTCGCTGCTGGCGCTGGCGACGAGCAATCCGTGCGGCGTCGTCTGACGTGCCACGATCTCTGCGTCGAGGCCGGCGATCGGAATGGCGACGTTCACGTCGAGGTCGTTCGTGACGCCGTAGGTGACGTTCAGCGTCGCCATCGTGTAGCGGAGCTCCGGGGTGGCGCTGAAGCCGATCGCCGTCTGGCTGTAGCTCAGCGGATACGGATCGACGCCGAGCTTGTCGCCGTCGTACTCGTCGAAGTGGATCCACTGGAAGGCGAGGTCGAAGCTCCAGAGGTCGTCGCCGACGGTATCGGCGCGCTCGGTGAAGAACGGCTCGGCGAAGGTCTGGGTGGTGCGTTCGTAGCGGCCGCTGTCCTCGTCGTAGCGGAACGTGAAGCCGCTCGACATCGACGGGATGGGGAGATTCCGCGCCGCCTGCTCGAGGATCGTGTCGACGGCGTTCTGGTAGGCCGGCGTGACGGCGAACTCGAGCCCGAGCAGGCCCGGCGAGGTCCGGTACGCGTGGCGCAGATTGCTCGCCCGCGCGACGCCGCCGCCGCACAGGAGCGCCAGAACCACGAGCCCCACCGGAGCCGCCCCTCGCCTCCACATCGCCCCGTCCTCCCCGGTTCCCCCGGGTCCCTGCCTCCATCCTGCCTCTACGAACGCCCCTCGCGAAGGTCAAACGGCGTCGTCCCGACGGTTGTCAGTGCCGCCGTCGCGGCCCTAGAGTCGTTCCGTGGCCGGCGACGGGCTCATCGCCAAGGAGCGCTATACATCGCGCGCGTTCCTCGACCTCGAGATGGAGCGCCTGTGGCCGCGGGTCTGGCAGATCGCGTGCCGCGAGGAGGAGCTGGGGGCGGTCGGGGACTACGTCGAGTACACGATCGGCGACCAGTCGATCCTCGTCGTGCGCACTGCGCCGGGAGACCTGCGGGCGTTCTTCAACGCCTGCCTGCACCGCGGCACGCGCCTGCTGGAGGGGCACGGCCGCGTGCGGACCGAAGGCATCCGCTGCCCGTACCACGGCTGGTGCTACGCGCTCGACGGTCGCCTCTGCGACGTCGTCGACCGGCACGAGTTCCCCGACCTGCCGGCGGACTTGCGGCTCGGCGCGGTGCGCGTCGACACCTGGGGCGGCTTCGTGTTCGTGAACCTCGATCCCGACGCGGAGCCGCTGCTCCGGTTCCTGGATCCGCTGCCGGAGCTGCTGGCGCCGTACCGGCTGCACGAGATGCGCTTCCGGTCGTACCTGACGACGATCCTGCCCGCGAACTGGAAGACCGCCATCGACGCCTTCAACGAGGGCTACCATGTGCAGGGCACGCACCCGCAGACGCTGCCGTGGGTCGACGACACCAGCCTCGCCTACGAGCAGTTCCGCACGCACGCGCACTACGGTCGGCTCGCGAGCGCGCGGCGCCAGCTCCGTCCGAGCCCGCGCCTCGGCCTGCGACCGGAAGACGTCGACGAAGGCCAGATCCTGGCCGCGCTCGTCGCCGGACTCGGCGGCGCGTTCCTGAAGGACGAGCGTGCGCTCGTCGAGGAGTTGCGCGCCGCGCCGCCGCCGGGGAAGAGCCTGCTCGCCGTCTATCAGGAGCGCCGCATGGAGCTGATGCGGTCGCGCGGGTTCGACCTCACGGGCCTCACGCCCGATCACATGACCAGCGCCGACGACGTCTACTGGTTTCCGAACGTGGTCGGCCCCATCTACCCGGGCAGCGCGATCCT
The sequence above is drawn from the Candidatus Eisenbacteria bacterium genome and encodes:
- a CDS encoding aromatic ring-hydroxylating dioxygenase subunit alpha: MAGDGLIAKERYTSRAFLDLEMERLWPRVWQIACREEELGAVGDYVEYTIGDQSILVVRTAPGDLRAFFNACLHRGTRLLEGHGRVRTEGIRCPYHGWCYALDGRLCDVVDRHEFPDLPADLRLGAVRVDTWGGFVFVNLDPDAEPLLRFLDPLPELLAPYRLHEMRFRSYLTTILPANWKTAIDAFNEGYHVQGTHPQTLPWVDDTSLAYEQFRTHAHYGRLASARRQLRPSPRLGLRPEDVDEGQILAALVAGLGGAFLKDERALVEELRAAPPPGKSLLAVYQERRMELMRSRGFDLTGLTPDHMTSADDVYWFPNVVGPIYPGSAILFRVRPNGLDPESTIKDTWVLEWPRPGQPWQMPERRFFPDWTARDWGEITTQDYRNIVRAQLGMKSRSFEGLRLNPRQEGNILHMHRVIDRYLAPS